In Constrictibacter sp. MBR-5, the following proteins share a genomic window:
- a CDS encoding SRPBCC family protein has protein sequence MSGRFATLAFEREVAAPAETLWHAWTAPAARAVWAAPSPSVTVDFLEADTRVGGREVSLCKVEGRPDIRCECGWLALQPPLRGVNCEVISTAGAPRSAALVTADIAGTDQLSRLAVTVQLSALAPDLDAAEMAADYRDGFGAGLDNLAGAAERTMLLQRVIRAPRSIVWGAWMNPETLPQWWGPDGFSCRTKRIDLRTDGEWVFDMIAPDGTVFPNHHRYGEVRPEERFAYTLLWGENGPKHADAWASFEDRGGATEVTLGMIFSTAAEFQTAKGFGAIELGQQTLGKLERFINAR, from the coding sequence ATGAGCGGCCGTTTCGCCACCCTCGCCTTCGAGCGGGAGGTCGCGGCCCCCGCCGAGACCCTGTGGCACGCCTGGACGGCGCCGGCCGCCCGCGCGGTCTGGGCCGCGCCGTCGCCGTCGGTCACCGTCGACTTTCTGGAGGCCGACACCAGGGTGGGCGGCCGTGAGGTCTCGCTCTGCAAGGTGGAGGGCCGGCCGGACATCCGGTGCGAATGCGGCTGGCTGGCGCTGCAGCCGCCGCTGCGCGGCGTGAACTGCGAGGTGATCTCGACCGCCGGCGCGCCGCGCTCGGCGGCGCTGGTGACGGCGGACATCGCGGGCACGGACCAGCTCAGCCGGCTGGCCGTGACGGTACAGCTTTCGGCCCTCGCGCCCGACCTGGATGCGGCCGAAATGGCGGCCGACTACCGGGACGGCTTCGGCGCCGGCCTCGACAACCTCGCGGGCGCGGCCGAGCGCACCATGCTGCTGCAGCGGGTGATCCGCGCGCCGCGATCGATCGTCTGGGGCGCCTGGATGAACCCCGAGACGCTGCCGCAATGGTGGGGACCGGATGGCTTCTCCTGCCGCACGAAGCGGATCGATCTGCGCACGGACGGCGAATGGGTGTTCGACATGATCGCGCCCGACGGCACGGTCTTCCCCAACCACCACCGCTACGGCGAGGTCCGGCCCGAGGAGCGCTTCGCCTACACGCTCCTGTGGGGCGAGAACGGTCCGAAACACGCCGACGCCTGGGCCTCCTTCGAGGACCGCGGCGGCGCCACCGAAGTCACGCTGGGCATGATCTTCAGCACCGCCGCCGAATTCCAGACGGCGAAGGGCTTCGGCGCGATCGAACTCGGCCAGCAGACCCTCGGCAAGCTGGAACGCTTCATCAACGCCCGCTGA
- a CDS encoding carboxyl transferase domain-containing protein, protein MNWQPELDDLRLRESMARELGGPDKVKRQHDGGRLTIRERVDGLVDKGSFREIGTVAGSAEYDEDGKLIRLTPSNCVIGRATIDGRPVVVTGDDFTVRGGSADATIKEKQLYPERMAQELHLPIVRIVEGSGGGGSVKTIETTGRANLPGGLTPSTPQFHYITENLSHVPVVGLGLGSVAGLGAARLASCHYSVMTKETAAMFVAGPPVVKRTGQDLTKQELGGWKIQCRSGGVDHAVDTEAEAFACARRFLSYLPSSTHDVAPRAERSDDPERREEMLFNAVPKDYRKVYKMRPIIEALVDKGSFFEMGQLFGRSIITGFARLDGLPVAVMAGDPYFYGGAWTAETCQKVVRFVDMAETFHMPVVYLLDCPGFLIGLESEKAATIRHGVRAMAAVNQTTVPWCTIVVRNAFGVAGAVHAPANRFAMRYAWLTARWGSLPLEGGIEAAYSGDIAAAEDPAAKLTEIETRLNKLRSPHRTAEAFWVEEIIDPRDTRKLLCEFADLAAPLRKPGRRTFGMRP, encoded by the coding sequence ATGAACTGGCAGCCCGAACTCGACGACCTCCGCCTGCGCGAGAGCATGGCCCGCGAGCTGGGCGGTCCCGACAAGGTGAAGCGCCAGCACGACGGCGGCCGCCTGACGATCCGAGAGCGGGTCGACGGGCTGGTCGACAAGGGCAGCTTCCGCGAGATCGGCACCGTCGCCGGCAGCGCCGAATATGACGAGGACGGCAAGCTGATCCGCCTGACGCCGTCCAACTGCGTCATCGGCCGCGCCACCATCGACGGCCGCCCCGTGGTCGTCACCGGCGACGACTTCACCGTGCGCGGCGGATCGGCCGACGCGACGATCAAGGAGAAGCAGCTCTACCCCGAGCGCATGGCGCAGGAACTGCACCTGCCGATCGTGCGCATCGTCGAGGGCTCCGGCGGCGGCGGCTCGGTGAAGACCATCGAGACCACCGGCCGCGCCAACCTGCCGGGCGGCCTCACGCCGTCTACACCGCAGTTCCACTACATCACCGAGAACCTGTCGCACGTGCCGGTGGTCGGGCTCGGCCTGGGGTCGGTCGCGGGACTGGGTGCGGCGCGCCTCGCCTCCTGCCACTATTCGGTGATGACCAAGGAGACGGCGGCGATGTTCGTCGCCGGTCCGCCGGTGGTGAAGCGCACCGGCCAGGACCTGACCAAGCAGGAACTGGGCGGCTGGAAGATCCAGTGCCGGTCCGGCGGCGTCGACCATGCCGTCGACACCGAGGCGGAGGCCTTCGCCTGCGCGCGGCGCTTCCTCTCCTACCTGCCGTCCTCGACCCACGACGTGGCGCCGCGCGCCGAGCGCAGCGACGATCCGGAACGGCGCGAGGAGATGCTCTTCAACGCGGTGCCGAAAGACTATCGCAAGGTCTACAAGATGCGCCCGATAATCGAGGCGCTGGTCGACAAGGGCTCCTTCTTCGAGATGGGCCAGCTGTTCGGCCGCTCGATCATCACGGGCTTCGCCCGGCTCGACGGATTGCCGGTCGCCGTGATGGCGGGCGACCCGTACTTCTACGGCGGCGCCTGGACGGCCGAGACCTGCCAGAAGGTCGTGCGCTTCGTCGACATGGCCGAGACCTTCCACATGCCGGTGGTCTACCTGCTCGACTGCCCGGGCTTCCTCATCGGCCTCGAATCGGAGAAGGCGGCGACCATCCGGCACGGCGTGCGCGCCATGGCGGCGGTGAACCAGACGACGGTGCCCTGGTGCACCATCGTCGTGCGCAACGCCTTCGGCGTGGCGGGCGCGGTGCACGCGCCGGCCAACCGCTTCGCCATGCGCTATGCCTGGCTCACGGCGCGCTGGGGCTCGCTGCCGCTGGAGGGCGGCATCGAGGCCGCCTACAGCGGCGACATCGCGGCGGCCGAGGACCCGGCGGCCAAGCTCACCGAGATCGAGACCCGCCTGAACAAACTCCGCTCGCCGCACCGCACGGCCGAGGCCTTTTGGGTGGAGGAGATTATCGACCCCCGCGACACCCGCAAGCTCCTCTGCGAGTTCGCCGACCTGGCGGCGCCGCTGCGCAAGCCGGGCCGGCGGACCTTCGGGATGCGGCCGTAA
- a CDS encoding serine hydrolase, with amino-acid sequence MHRRTFMSSAGVLMLGGPLIRSAAAQQAGALGDAFGRLTQMHALLVRRGDETVFAAARRGGGLESAANIKSCSKSLVALLLGAAIARGEIANVQARLRDVAPGLIPRDATEGVADITMEDLVTLRAGLASTSGANYGAWVGSRNWVSYVLRQPMVARPGGRMIYSTGSSHVLGAALAEATGKTLLVQARERLGGPMGIEIPARTADPQGYYFGGNQMALTPRAMLRIAMMIRDGGRHDGRQIVSPDWMRASLQPRTLSPFSGMAYGYGWFLTDSGYVLARGYGGQVIAAHPERRLAVAITSDPTQPARSAGYFGDIMDLLDGPVLSA; translated from the coding sequence ATGCACCGACGCACCTTCATGTCGTCCGCCGGCGTGCTGATGCTGGGCGGCCCGCTGATACGGTCCGCCGCCGCCCAGCAGGCCGGGGCGTTGGGCGATGCGTTCGGACGCCTGACCCAGATGCATGCGCTGCTCGTCCGGCGCGGCGACGAGACCGTCTTCGCCGCAGCGCGCCGGGGCGGCGGGCTCGAGTCCGCCGCCAACATCAAGTCCTGCTCCAAGAGCCTCGTGGCGCTGCTGCTGGGGGCCGCCATCGCGCGCGGCGAGATCGCGAACGTCCAGGCGCGCCTGCGCGACGTGGCGCCGGGCCTGATTCCGCGCGACGCGACCGAGGGCGTGGCCGACATCACGATGGAAGATCTGGTGACGCTGCGGGCCGGGCTGGCGAGCACCTCCGGTGCGAACTACGGCGCGTGGGTCGGTTCGCGCAACTGGGTGTCGTACGTCCTGCGCCAGCCCATGGTCGCCCGTCCGGGCGGCCGCATGATCTACTCGACCGGTTCGAGCCATGTCCTCGGCGCGGCGCTGGCCGAGGCCACGGGCAAGACCCTGCTCGTCCAGGCCCGGGAACGCCTCGGCGGGCCGATGGGCATCGAGATCCCGGCCAGGACGGCCGACCCGCAAGGCTACTATTTCGGCGGCAACCAGATGGCGCTCACGCCGCGCGCCATGCTGCGGATCGCCATGATGATTCGGGACGGCGGTCGCCACGACGGGCGGCAGATCGTGTCGCCGGACTGGATGCGGGCCTCGCTGCAGCCCCGCACCCTGTCGCCCTTTTCCGGGATGGCCTACGGCTACGGCTGGTTCCTGACCGACAGCGGCTACGTGCTGGCGCGGGGCTATGGCGGACAGGTGATCGCGGCGCATCCCGAACGCCGGCTCGCCGTGGCGATCACCTCCGATCCGACGCAGCCGGCACGGTCGGCGGGATATTTCGGCGACATCATGGACCTGCTCGACGGACCGGTCCTCTCGGCGTGA
- a CDS encoding ABC transporter substrate-binding protein: protein MSVFSRSVFAGIALAALVAGGAQATPDKQHAVAAVGIDITTGDPHKITGGGEYMFFSNVFESLYGHDLDGKLVPHLAQSHEVSADGLTYTFKLRPNVKFHDGEAFTAEDVKYSWKRSNDPEIKNPRASIVTKNIKDVEIVDDLTVKFHLTKPNSSLLENLGEYFYMIPKDYAEKVGNETFGKQPVGTGPYKFVSRRIKENIQLEAFKEHWGQVPGVEKLTLQIVPDAQTRVAMLQTGEADIAINLPPQLAKSVDAGTDTKMVVSPSFQNIFIVLNMRGSDKAFASTKVRQALNHAVDKQTLIKKVMFGFATQSTGPCHKDIIGCDIDREPYAYDPKKAKKMLEEEKFDFSKTYRMFGLAPGRAAQSKEVLEAVAFYLNQVGIKTETEFLEYGAWLAKLGAKEFDTYGLFWQNWTDYNNDPMGRLPRNIRTDGYFSWSSYPELDPMIDEANSIVDPKERTEHLRKIFTRLYDDPPWIILWTTDNTDAARKNVDWKPRANVSWPVFWQLSKQ, encoded by the coding sequence ATGTCAGTGTTCTCGCGATCGGTCTTCGCCGGGATCGCGCTCGCGGCGCTGGTCGCCGGCGGCGCCCAGGCGACCCCCGACAAACAGCACGCCGTCGCCGCCGTGGGGATCGACATCACCACCGGGGACCCGCACAAGATCACCGGCGGCGGCGAGTACATGTTCTTCTCGAACGTGTTCGAATCGCTCTACGGCCACGACCTCGACGGCAAGCTGGTGCCACATCTGGCGCAGTCGCACGAGGTGAGCGCGGACGGCCTCACCTACACGTTCAAGCTCCGGCCGAACGTCAAGTTCCACGACGGCGAGGCGTTTACCGCCGAGGACGTGAAATATTCCTGGAAGCGGTCCAACGATCCGGAGATCAAGAACCCGCGCGCCAGCATCGTCACGAAGAACATCAAGGACGTCGAGATCGTAGACGACCTCACGGTCAAGTTCCACCTGACCAAGCCGAACTCGTCCCTGCTCGAGAATCTCGGCGAGTATTTCTACATGATCCCGAAGGACTATGCCGAGAAGGTCGGCAACGAGACCTTCGGCAAGCAGCCGGTCGGCACGGGGCCCTACAAGTTCGTCTCGCGCCGCATTAAGGAAAATATTCAGCTCGAGGCGTTCAAGGAGCATTGGGGGCAGGTCCCTGGGGTCGAGAAGCTGACGCTGCAGATCGTGCCCGACGCCCAGACCCGCGTCGCGATGCTGCAGACCGGCGAGGCGGACATCGCCATCAACCTGCCGCCGCAGCTGGCGAAATCTGTCGACGCCGGGACCGACACCAAGATGGTGGTCAGCCCGAGCTTCCAGAACATCTTCATCGTCCTGAACATGCGCGGGTCGGACAAGGCGTTCGCCTCGACCAAGGTGCGGCAGGCGCTGAACCACGCCGTCGACAAGCAGACGCTGATCAAGAAGGTGATGTTCGGCTTCGCCACCCAGTCCACCGGGCCCTGCCACAAGGACATCATCGGCTGCGACATCGACCGCGAGCCCTACGCCTACGACCCGAAGAAGGCGAAGAAGATGCTGGAGGAGGAGAAGTTCGACTTCTCCAAGACCTACCGCATGTTCGGCCTGGCGCCGGGCCGCGCCGCGCAGAGCAAGGAAGTGCTCGAGGCGGTCGCCTTCTATCTCAACCAGGTCGGCATCAAGACCGAGACCGAGTTCCTGGAATACGGGGCGTGGCTGGCGAAGCTGGGCGCCAAGGAGTTCGATACCTACGGCCTCTTCTGGCAGAACTGGACCGACTACAACAACGACCCGATGGGCCGCCTGCCGCGCAACATCCGCACGGACGGCTACTTCTCCTGGTCGAGCTATCCGGAACTGGATCCGATGATCGACGAGGCGAACAGCATCGTCGATCCGAAGGAGCGGACGGAGCACCTGCGCAAGATCTTCACGCGGCTCTACGACGACCCGCCGTGGATCATCCTCTGGACCACCGACAACACGGACGCGGCGCGCAAGAACGTCGACTGGAAGCCGCGCGCCAACGTCTCCTGGCCGGTCTTCTGGCAGCTGAGCAAGCAGTGA
- a CDS encoding DEAD/DEAH box helicase: MSFPATSAPLARALAERDYNDPTPVQSAVLAPDAEGRDLLVSAQTGSGKTVAYGLALASTLLGDADTIGAAGDPLALVIAPTRELALQVQQELDWLYRQTGARVVACVGGMDPRREARLLASGVHIVVGTPGRLRDHLERGALRLGALAAAVLDEADEMLDMGFREDLEFILDATPAGRRTLLFSATLPRAIVNLARRYQQDALRLEVSAGAAGGHADIEYRAVRVAPRQHELAVVNLLRFFEAPGAIVFCNTREAVRHLQATLLERGFTTVALSGELSQNERNHAIQALRDGHARVCVATDVAARGIDLAHIGLVVHADLPHDAEVLQHRSGRTGRAGRKGVSVVLVPVSRRRSAERLFADARIKPEWSGPPTAEEIRALDQERLFASPLLTGENTEEDAATAEALMQRLSPEAIAAALVRLHRERLPAPEDVVDPGDSPRRPYADRGAERNAAPSADHRGADRGPRPESGAPRGRSGPAGATVWFKLDVGRTKNADPRWLLPIICRQGKVTKQEIGAIRVFERETKFEIDEQVADRFMASVRAVPAGGEVRIEPLADAMKARFAQIEPDVTRKVAARPAAQEAPERAAPERTAPTRTYKPKPIPKTAAGDRPPMRKRAARADARPDAPGRQPYRTR, from the coding sequence GTGTCATTTCCCGCTACGAGCGCGCCGCTCGCGCGTGCGCTCGCCGAACGCGACTACAACGACCCGACCCCCGTGCAGAGCGCCGTCCTGGCGCCGGATGCCGAAGGCCGCGACCTGCTCGTCTCCGCGCAGACGGGGTCCGGCAAGACCGTGGCCTACGGCCTGGCGCTGGCCTCCACCCTGCTCGGCGACGCCGACACGATCGGTGCAGCCGGCGATCCGTTGGCGCTGGTGATCGCGCCGACGCGCGAGTTGGCGCTGCAGGTCCAGCAGGAGCTCGACTGGCTCTACCGCCAGACCGGCGCGCGCGTCGTCGCCTGCGTCGGCGGCATGGACCCGCGGCGCGAGGCCCGCCTGCTCGCGTCCGGCGTGCACATCGTCGTCGGCACGCCCGGCCGCCTGCGCGACCATCTGGAGCGCGGGGCGCTCCGCCTGGGCGCGCTCGCCGCCGCCGTCCTCGACGAGGCGGACGAGATGCTCGACATGGGCTTCCGCGAGGACCTGGAGTTCATCCTCGACGCCACGCCCGCCGGCCGCCGCACGCTGCTCTTCTCCGCCACCCTGCCGCGCGCCATCGTCAACCTCGCCCGCCGCTACCAGCAGGACGCGCTGCGCCTCGAGGTCTCGGCCGGTGCCGCCGGCGGCCATGCCGACATCGAGTACCGCGCCGTGCGCGTCGCGCCGCGCCAGCATGAGCTGGCCGTCGTCAACCTGCTGCGCTTCTTCGAGGCTCCCGGCGCCATCGTCTTCTGCAACACGCGCGAGGCGGTGCGCCACCTCCAGGCGACGCTGCTGGAGCGCGGCTTCACCACCGTCGCCCTTTCCGGCGAACTCAGCCAGAACGAGCGCAATCACGCCATCCAGGCGCTGCGCGACGGCCATGCCCGCGTCTGCGTCGCCACCGACGTCGCGGCCCGCGGCATCGACCTCGCGCATATCGGCCTGGTCGTGCACGCCGACCTGCCGCACGACGCCGAGGTGCTCCAGCACCGCAGCGGCCGCACCGGCCGCGCCGGCCGCAAGGGGGTGAGCGTCGTGCTCGTCCCCGTGTCGCGCCGCCGCAGCGCCGAGCGCCTGTTCGCCGACGCCCGCATCAAGCCGGAATGGAGCGGCCCGCCGACCGCCGAGGAGATCCGCGCCCTCGACCAGGAGCGCCTGTTCGCCAGCCCGCTCCTGACCGGCGAGAACACCGAGGAGGACGCGGCCACCGCCGAGGCGCTGATGCAGCGCCTGTCGCCCGAGGCGATCGCCGCCGCCCTGGTGCGCCTGCACCGCGAGCGCCTGCCCGCGCCCGAGGACGTGGTCGATCCCGGCGACAGCCCCCGCCGCCCCTATGCCGACCGTGGGGCCGAGCGCAACGCGGCCCCCAGTGCTGATCATCGCGGCGCCGACCGCGGCCCCCGCCCCGAATCCGGCGCCCCGCGCGGCCGTTCCGGCCCCGCCGGCGCCACCGTCTGGTTCAAGCTCGACGTCGGCCGCACCAAGAACGCCGACCCGCGCTGGCTGCTGCCGATCATCTGCCGCCAGGGCAAGGTGACCAAGCAGGAGATCGGCGCCATCCGCGTCTTCGAGCGCGAGACCAAGTTCGAGATCGACGAACAGGTCGCCGACCGCTTCATGGCCTCGGTCCGCGCCGTCCCGGCCGGCGGCGAGGTCCGCATCGAGCCGCTCGCCGACGCGATGAAGGCCCGCTTCGCCCAGATCGAACCCGACGTCACCCGCAAGGTCGCGGCGCGACCGGCGGCACAGGAGGCTCCCGAGCGGGCAGCACCGGAGCGGACGGCCCCCACGCGCACCTACAAGCCGAAGCCCATCCCGAAGACCGCCGCCGGCGACCGCCCCCCGATGCGCAAGCGCGCCGCCCGCGCGGATGCCCGCCCCGACGCGCCCGGACGCCAGCCCTACCGCACCCGCTGA
- a CDS encoding NAD(P)/FAD-dependent oxidoreductase: MTTPTYDAVVIGAGAAGLMCGIAAARRGRSVLVVEHGRTPGEKIRISGGGRCNFTNLNATPANFLSANPRFCVSALSRYTPRDFVAMVDRAGIAWHEKAAGQLFCDGSAKQIVDLLTGELAAAGGELSLSTKVEAVERPPDVGEGSGFWLQLSHGPVECRSLVVATGGLSIPKMGATGFGYDLAERFGVPVTPTFPALVPLTFDEPTLERLRPLAGIAVEARVATVPAPASGRKAPKPTAFAEPILFTHRGLSGPAILQISSFWSHGEEIAVTLAPGTDIFEALRAQRTANPRQSPHTALAQWLPKRLAEEIVANTLDPLMLRSAESASRSTQREARAPNLADLPDRTLRALDAAVNGWRIVPAGTEGWRTAEVTRGGVDTAALDSRTLAARSIPGLHFIGEVVDVTGWLGGYNFQWAWASGWAAGQAV; encoded by the coding sequence ATGACCACCCCGACCTACGACGCCGTCGTCATCGGCGCCGGCGCGGCCGGCCTGATGTGCGGCATCGCCGCCGCGCGCCGTGGCCGGTCGGTGCTGGTGGTCGAGCACGGCCGCACGCCCGGCGAGAAGATTCGCATCTCCGGCGGCGGGCGCTGCAACTTCACCAACCTGAACGCGACGCCGGCCAACTTCCTCTCGGCCAATCCGCGCTTCTGCGTCTCCGCCCTGTCGCGCTACACCCCGCGCGACTTCGTCGCGATGGTCGACCGCGCCGGCATCGCCTGGCACGAGAAGGCCGCGGGTCAGCTCTTCTGCGACGGTTCGGCCAAGCAGATCGTCGACCTGCTGACCGGCGAACTCGCCGCGGCCGGCGGCGAACTCTCCCTCTCGACGAAGGTCGAGGCGGTGGAGCGCCCGCCCGACGTCGGCGAGGGGTCCGGCTTCTGGCTCCAACTCTCCCACGGCCCGGTCGAATGCCGCAGCCTCGTCGTGGCGACCGGCGGCCTGTCGATCCCGAAGATGGGCGCCACCGGCTTCGGCTACGACCTGGCCGAGCGGTTCGGCGTGCCCGTCACGCCGACCTTCCCCGCCCTCGTCCCGCTCACCTTCGACGAGCCGACCCTGGAGCGCCTGCGCCCGCTCGCCGGCATCGCCGTCGAGGCGCGCGTCGCCACCGTTCCCGCTCCCGCGTCGGGCAGGAAGGCACCGAAGCCCACCGCCTTCGCCGAGCCCATCCTCTTCACCCACCGCGGCCTCTCCGGCCCCGCGATCCTGCAGATCAGCTCCTTCTGGAGCCACGGCGAGGAAATCGCCGTCACCCTCGCCCCCGGCACCGACATCTTCGAGGCCCTGCGCGCCCAGCGCACCGCCAACCCCCGCCAGTCCCCCCACACAGCACTGGCCCAATGGCTGCCGAAGCGCCTGGCGGAGGAAATTGTCGCCAACACCCTCGACCCCCTCATGCTGAGGAGCGCTGAAAGCGCGTCTCGAAGCACCCAGAGGGAAGCACGCGCCCCCAACCTCGCCGACCTTCCAGACCGTACCCTGCGCGCCCTCGATGCCGCGGTGAACGGCTGGCGCATCGTCCCCGCCGGCACCGAGGGCTGGCGCACGGCAGAGGTCACCCGCGGCGGCGTCGACACCGCCGCCCTCGACAGCCGCACGCTCGCCGCCCGCAGCATCCCCGGCCTCCATTTCATCGGCGAGGTCGTCGACGTCACCGGCTGGCTCGGCGGCTACAATTTCCAGTGGGCCTGGGCCTCGGGATGGGCGGCCGGTCAGGCCGTTTAG
- a CDS encoding IclR family transcriptional regulator — MRLLEPAGETFDERDRVGSAATGWRAAVSAADGGGLTLMGRTSRKLVDAADGPAAGDRGFVNAVAKAFDVLRCFEGYHVRLGNQEIARRTGLPKSTVSRLTYTLTRIGYLAYLPEDLKYKLGEGAAALGSGILRGMDFRVAVRPHLQELADHIPAVCGMTIRDRADMVYIEHAIGHRAASVNSALGARIPIGATAAGRAYAAALAPAEREALLCDLRHQDREQWELLAACLPRALAEQQRHGYALSLGEHIEHINGVAAALWSPAHATHFVFTVGGLAATMPEDRIHADIGPRLLGMLAKVRDLLTGVEQHRVRPLAETL, encoded by the coding sequence ATGCGGCTGCTGGAGCCGGCAGGGGAGACGTTCGATGAGCGAGACCGCGTCGGCAGCGCGGCGACCGGGTGGCGGGCGGCGGTTTCCGCCGCCGACGGGGGCGGACTGACGCTCATGGGCCGCACCTCGCGCAAGCTCGTCGACGCCGCCGACGGCCCGGCCGCCGGCGACCGCGGCTTCGTCAACGCGGTCGCCAAGGCCTTCGACGTCCTGCGCTGTTTCGAGGGCTATCACGTGCGCCTCGGCAACCAGGAGATCGCGCGCCGCACCGGCCTGCCCAAGTCGACCGTGTCGCGCCTGACCTACACGCTGACGCGGATCGGCTATCTGGCCTACCTGCCCGAGGACCTGAAGTACAAGCTGGGCGAGGGGGCGGCGGCGCTCGGCAGCGGCATCCTGCGCGGCATGGACTTCCGCGTCGCCGTCCGCCCCCACCTGCAGGAGCTGGCGGACCACATCCCGGCCGTCTGCGGCATGACGATCCGCGACCGCGCCGACATGGTCTATATCGAGCACGCGATCGGCCACCGCGCCGCCAGCGTCAATTCCGCCCTCGGCGCGCGGATTCCGATCGGCGCTACCGCCGCCGGGCGCGCCTATGCGGCGGCGCTGGCGCCGGCCGAGCGCGAGGCGCTGCTCTGCGACCTGCGCCACCAGGACCGCGAGCAGTGGGAACTGCTCGCCGCCTGCCTGCCGCGGGCCCTCGCCGAGCAGCAGCGCCACGGCTACGCCCTGTCGCTGGGCGAGCACATCGAGCACATCAACGGCGTCGCCGCGGCGCTCTGGTCGCCGGCGCACGCCACCCACTTCGTCTTCACCGTCGGCGGACTGGCCGCGACGATGCCCGAAGATCGCATCCACGCCGACATCGGGCCGCGCCTGCTCGGCATGCTGGCCAAGGTCCGCGACCTGCTGACCGGCGTCGAGCAGCACCGCGTCCGGCCGCTCGCCGAAACCCTGTAG
- a CDS encoding MgtC/SapB family protein: MEMGDPTLFDLDWARVLHDLLRIGLAMALALPIGWERGHGSSSVGLRTLPVVAMSACGFALIAASMPDASAETQARVLQGIITGIGFIGGGAIVQRGPDVRGLVTAASVWNAGAIGVAIAYSRLEIAIVLSVVNVVILLALTPLVENGKKGDDAEE, from the coding sequence ATGGAGATGGGCGATCCGACGCTGTTCGACCTGGACTGGGCGCGGGTCCTGCACGACCTGCTGCGGATCGGGCTGGCCATGGCGCTGGCGCTCCCGATCGGCTGGGAGCGCGGGCACGGGAGCAGCAGCGTCGGCCTCCGCACGCTGCCCGTGGTGGCGATGAGCGCCTGCGGCTTCGCGCTGATCGCGGCGTCGATGCCCGACGCTTCGGCGGAGACCCAGGCGCGGGTGCTCCAGGGCATCATCACCGGCATCGGCTTCATCGGCGGCGGGGCGATCGTGCAGCGCGGCCCCGACGTGCGCGGCCTGGTGACCGCGGCCAGCGTCTGGAACGCCGGCGCCATCGGTGTCGCGATCGCCTATTCCCGGCTGGAGATCGCCATCGTGCTGAGCGTCGTGAACGTCGTCATCCTGCTGGCGCTGACGCCGCTGGTCGAGAACGGGAAAAAGGGCGACGACGCAGAGGAGTGA
- a CDS encoding SRPBCC family protein gives MMPDLDPNTDLSFTRTLAVPRQLVWDCWTQPRHIPHFFIPAPHKVTAVDIDLRVGGRFNTVFEVDGAVIDNRGVYLEVVPVEKLVFTDAYTEGWKPAPEPFMTAILLLADAPGGGTTYTAIARHRNPETRKTHEDMGFFDGWGTVVTQLETYAKGLMR, from the coding sequence ATGATGCCCGACCTGGATCCGAACACCGACCTCAGCTTCACGCGCACGCTGGCCGTGCCGCGGCAGCTGGTCTGGGACTGCTGGACGCAGCCCCGGCACATCCCGCACTTCTTCATTCCCGCCCCGCACAAGGTGACCGCGGTGGACATCGACCTGCGCGTCGGCGGCCGCTTCAACACCGTCTTCGAGGTGGACGGCGCCGTCATCGACAATCGCGGCGTCTATCTGGAGGTCGTGCCGGTCGAGAAGCTGGTCTTCACCGATGCCTATACCGAAGGCTGGAAGCCCGCCCCCGAGCCCTTCATGACCGCGATCCTGCTGCTCGCCGACGCACCCGGCGGCGGCACGACCTACACCGCCATCGCCCGCCATCGCAATCCGGAGACCCGCAAGACGCACGAGGACATGGGTTTCTTCGACGGCTGGGGCACGGTCGTGACGCAGCTGGAGACCTATGCGAAGGGCCTGATGCGATGA
- a CDS encoding metalloregulator ArsR/SmtB family transcription factor, translated as MTKHDPNLSLLFHALADPTRRSILTRLAGTPTRVTDLADPTGLRLPTVMRHLSVLEEAGLITTAKEGRTRTCTLVPQALEPARTWLDEQRAIWEARLDRLDDYVMTLMKERES; from the coding sequence ATGACTAAGCATGATCCCAACCTGTCGCTGCTGTTCCACGCGCTGGCCGACCCGACACGCCGGTCGATCCTGACGCGCCTCGCCGGAACGCCGACGCGGGTGACGGATCTGGCCGATCCCACCGGGCTGCGGCTGCCGACGGTGATGCGGCACCTGTCCGTCCTGGAGGAGGCGGGGCTGATCACCACGGCCAAGGAAGGCCGGACCCGCACCTGCACCCTCGTCCCCCAGGCCCTGGAACCGGCGCGGACATGGCTCGACGAGCAGCGCGCCATCTGGGAAGCCCGGCTCGATCGGCTGGACGACTACGTGATGACCTTGATGAAGGAGCGCGAATCATGA